Proteins from a genomic interval of Streptomyces sp. NBC_00820:
- a CDS encoding SUKH-3 domain-containing protein, which translates to MHPDRTATTRFATPVDATLRAAGWQPGRWDIKQAEIWADALREHTSPAGHRHTVFPAAVEAWAEFGGLRVNPHGSGRQIAAATLHLDPLHGLHLARTLGDLGRALATEVSPLGEETDTGTLLAIDAEGRVYALDHTGDWYLGPDIDHALAALITGLQPTRLTGG; encoded by the coding sequence ATGCACCCCGACCGCACCGCGACCACCCGCTTCGCCACCCCCGTCGACGCCACCCTGCGCGCCGCCGGCTGGCAACCCGGACGCTGGGACATAAAGCAGGCCGAGATCTGGGCCGACGCACTGCGCGAACACACCTCACCCGCGGGCCACCGGCACACCGTCTTCCCCGCCGCCGTCGAGGCCTGGGCCGAATTCGGCGGCCTGCGCGTCAACCCGCACGGCAGCGGCCGACAGATCGCCGCCGCCACCCTCCACCTCGACCCCCTGCACGGCCTCCACCTCGCCCGCACCCTCGGCGACCTCGGCCGCGCCCTCGCCACCGAGGTCAGCCCCCTCGGCGAGGAGACCGACACCGGCACCCTCCTCGCCATCGACGCCGAAGGCCGCGTCTACGCCCTCGACCACACCGGCGACTGGTACCTCGGCCCCGACATCGACCACGCCCTGGCCGCCCTCATCACCGGCCTGCAACCCACCCGCCTCACCGGGGGCTGA